ACATCTGGCTCATAGTATGGGAGGTGAATAACAGCCTTCTGGAAGGTCAGGAGCCTTTAGGGCTTTGACATAAAAACTGCAGCAGTCAGTGCTCAATGTCCAGTGGCCCCTCTAACTGCTCCTCCTGGCCATCACCACTCAGAAAGACTGAAGACTCATGGTGGGAGCTGGAAGCACCATTTCCAGACCCTGTTCAACCCTCAGGTGAAAATTTCAACCAGAAAACATCCTGAGGTTGCTCCAGCTCTCCATCCTTCTGGGAAAGCTACAGAGAGAGAGGGCCTGAACCTTAGAGGAGAGCTAGGAGGAACTGGGCTAGGTCAGCATGGCAAAAAAAGGGAGGGATGGAATGGCTGTCTCAACAACCTGAAGGGCAGCTGCAAAGGTGATGAAGACTCAGTTCAGTTCTTCCATAAAGGGGGAAGCTCTATAAATGACAGTTTGTGAGTGGACCCTAGAAAAAGCTTCATCATTAAGAGATGCAAACCTGGAAAAGGTATCTAGAAAGATGAGATCTCCTTCCTCAGAGAttttcctgacacagctggacaaaGATATTCCTGCAAACAGCAGCTCAACTAGAAATGTCCAGGATACAGTTATGCAAGGAATGCCCATTTCTCAAATGCAGAGACCCTGAAAAGGCCATTTCAGTCATTGTGGATAACCAGTGAAAAATGAAacccccagcaggagcagacagAAGGGCAGAGAAAGACAAGTGGAGAAGCACAGTGTGGCTGCACACAGAAAACAGTGGGCAAACGCTGTCTGGGCCATCACCTAGCATTACCAGAGATAAAAATAACCTAAGATCAAACCTGCCTGGAAGGGTGGTCAGGTACTGggacaggctgtccagggaagtggtggaatcaccatctctggaacTGTTCAAAAAACATGTGGATGAGGCATTTAAATGGACATGGTTGGGCTTGGCACTCCTGGATCaatggttggactccatgatttaaatgtttttttccaaccttaatgattttgTGGTTCTGTATGGTGGGAAACAGGCACACTCTGAAAGGGCTAAAAAGGACTTACCTGTAACTaccacagctgctgcacccATCATCTTAGCAACAATCACATTAACGAGGCCGATTGGtcctggggacaaaggggagCAAGAGAACATGTCCCACTGCCAGGCAGCATCAGCCCCACCTCTGAACAACCCAGAGCTTTGGCAGCCCCTTTGGTTCCCCTCATCCcttccagcagagcccagaggcagagcctgagcctgcccatcccctcccagcaggcagggaagccaAGGACTGACTGTGCTCACTGTACCAGAGCCAGACACGAAGACCTTGCTTCCCAGAGTGACTCCTGCTCTTTTGCAGGCATGGATTCCCACTGAGAGGGGCTCGATGAGGGCTCCTTCCTCAAAGGTGACATTGTCTGGAAGCCTGCAAGAATGGGACACAAGGAACAGTCACCAATGTAGTTCATGAGGGTGATGGGGAAAGCCATGAGACTCAAAAAACAAACATGGGTGTAAAACACAGTGGCAAAACACACTCCCACCTGTGGTCAGGGAAATACACTGGAATACACTTCAAGAGATTACACTGCTTCTTTCCCTCCTCTGAAGCAGCATCAAGTGCACCTGGAGCATTTTTCAGTGAGGTTTGCCCAAGCACCACACCCAGGGACCCACAAACTTCCCCACAGCAACTCTCCGGCATTTGGTGAGTCAACAAGGATTTCTTTGCCACTCATTCCCTTTAGAATAACCCCCCCAGTTGCATATGTACCACCCCAAAGCTGCCCTATGGCTCACCACCAGTGAGCTCCCAGAACCCTCACCAGGGCTGAATCAGCTTTTAGAAAACATCCTGCTGCCAAAGGTGAGGCCACCAGGAAAGGCAGCCAGATCCAGGTCTCCCTTCCTGGTAACAACCAGGATCATCTTTCCTGATGCACTAAGTGTTTTAACAAGTGGACTGGTCCCAGTATGCATCCTCCCAGCAGTCAGTGGGTATCAAACATGTTTTGGACAAAACCAGCCCTGTAACACAGCCAACATAAGTGCAGAAAAAAGCAGAGGGAGTGAAACTCTTCTGAACTGCAGAAAGAAATCTCAGCCCCAAAACACTGCCCACCCACCAGTGTGGGTTCTCacactgctctgggagctgtgcctgcaaggaatgccagcagggacaggacagcaCTGGGAAGCTCAAGGTCAGATCTCAGTCAGGCCAATGTGAAgccaaagaaatggaaatgatggCTGTGAGAAGACAGCTGTAAGATATCTGCATATCCCTTATTTCCAAGAGGCTTTAAAAGTCTGACTCCAAGAGTTCCCTTGTCACAGAGTCTGGCATCATGTCTCCTACTGCTGGGTTTGGGCACTGTCCTGTCAATGGGGAGGGCATGATCCCACCTCCATCAAGTTACTCAGAGCACCCGACACAGAGTCTGTCCACCAGCAGGACACACAGTAACTGCCCAAATGTGTAACAGCTCACTGAGCTCAGCCATCATCTGTTCTTGGCAAATCTGTGCTGGCAGAGTGACTGCATGCCAGGGAATCTGCTCTACATGAGccagccacagcactgctgatcTGAAACTGGGAGCAGACTTTGCATCccaaagcttaaaaaaaataatataaaataaaaatataaatctatataaatatataatatgtattaaataaaaatataagtctatataaatatattatatataatatattattcatatgtattattgatttttttcctccaatttgAGCAAATATTACTttggagatatatatatatatatatatatatatatatatacgcacatatatatatatatataacatatatataacatatatatataacatatatataacatatatagatatagatatagatatagatatagatatagatatagatatagatatagatatagatatatagccAAAGTAATATTTGCTcaaattgaaggaaaaaagcaaaaacctgGAAGAAGCCAGCTACAAATCAACCACTTCCTCTCAAGGAAAAACTTATGATGTTGtcagaaaatgttattttgataCACAGGAAATCAATGACAAATGAGATGCCAATCCCATCCAGACCAGCACCTCATCCTGACAGCAGCTCTTGGTATCTGCTTTGAAAGTTTTCTGCCTGAGGATTCCCAGGAGAAGAGCAGTCAAGTGCCTCCTTCAGACTAACATGATCCTGATTTCTGTGCCAACACCAAAGATCAATCCCAAGGATGTTCCTGCTCATGGAAGTACCAGCCCCATACACACTGAAAAAGAACAAACTCCACAGGTAGAGCAGCCTTAGGGGGACACTACTTGGCTATCTTTAACTCCTTGTTAAAGGCACTTAAGTGGGTATAACAAGTTTTTTCAGGTCTTTGGAGTATtcgaggctctggcacaggttgcccagagaaattgtggctgccccatccctggaagtgttcaaggtcaggctgaatggggcttggagcaagctggctTAGTGGAAGGTGGTCCTGCTTATGGTAGGAGATGGATTGGgaagacctttaaggtcccttccaaactgaACTGTTTTGGGATTCTATGATTTGCCAGTGTTTAAGCACAAATTTGCTTCTAAGCAaatgtgccagcactgccacaatTAATAATATACTCAAGTTTGCTGAACTGGACATGAAAATATATGTTGTAATGCTGGTAGTTTAGTGGAGACACTCAGACACATGAAAAAACAGCTCAGCAGGGCTACtgctttctgctcctgctctgctcaaaGTGGGATGACTTTGTTTCAAACCACAGAGTGGGATGTCAGCAGTCCACCCTGGTGTTTCCTGAAAAGCAGCCACAAAACTCAGCTCAAAGAATCAGACTAAGACCTTCAGGCACCAGCCTAGGAAGGCAAGGATATGAAAAGAGACAGGAGAAAAACCAAGAGCAGAGAGcaaatgggaaaaggaaaataattaaagggTAAACCAGTGGTAACATCCCAGAAGACATGCAAGAAATGTTTATGTCTGGCACCTGAGGGGATAAACTGTCTGCGTGACAAACCCTTTGCAAAGTGGCTGCCATCCAAGCTTAGGCATGTTATTTATGGATCAGAAAGCAATAAAACCTGTTGGGATCACATAAAGAATGTTCCAAAGGGCCAAGAGGTGATTGCTGCAGCTAATCTCCCCCCAGGGGGTGTATATTTCTCTCggtggagggagcagggactgaCTTGTAGCAGTAGCTTGCGCTGTGCTTGTAGTAGCGGCACAGGTTGCCGTCGTCGGGCGGCGTCGCGCAGAAGAAGATGGTTGGGGACAGGTTGTAGCGCCCAGATTTGCAGAATTCATCCATTTCCCTCGGCACACCCGGCTCGATGGCCACACGGTCACCTGCCAGGATGAAAGCAGATGCAGGGGGTCAGGGACAGGGTGGCACACAAGCAGGAGTAGCACCAAAAGCCACAGAAACACTGGCACCATACGGGCTGGAGGGACACGAGGAAGGTCTTGCTGCACACACCAGGCTGGTTCCCAATGCTCCCTTTACAGCAGCCTCATGTGAAAAAtaccaatcacttgttttttaaaattttaaaagtttaattgtaataaaatggttatgaaaatagtaatataattatgagtaataaaaatttgaaccATTGAGATTTAGGACAATACAAGACAATAAGAGCAAAGAGTTACAGACGATCCGGGTActtttttctgggcaaaataagcctgaaaaaggacccacattaacagaggattaacccttaaaagcaacagcctgttgcatattcatacacctcatacatgatgcataaattccattcaaacacaggattctctctggtcagtgtcaacttcttcctcttaatcctgacTTCACGGCTGAGAGAGGCAGGAAGAACTcgataagagagcaataaactctttctctgaaagatttaggtgtcctgtggttGCTATCTGGTGCaagtacctcattcctttctcaAAAAAATATCTCAAATACATAgcttctattttaacattatgttataacctaaaattatatttaacacactacttaaaaattaatacagcataactttctaacacaacacatataatattcattttcatgttaatatttgggaaaagccaatcataaaacatgcatttttcaaaCTCATCACTGAGATTTTCCCAGGTACTTGGAAAGAGATGGTGTTTCAGAGGCACAGATGgaagctcagccccacacacacaccttcCTCCAGCTGCCTTGCAGCCAACCTCAGCAGATGAaggggcagctcccaggcaaTCACTCTGTGACCAGATATTTTGCTGAATCTGTAGAAGAGGAAACATTGAGGATGGAGCAGGTGAGCTTGGCTAGCCACCACACGGCCAGCTGGAAAGGGCTGTTCCttgggaatcatggaatcatggaagaatttgtgttggaagggacctgaaagctCAGCTtgttccactccctgccatgggcagggacaccttccactatcccagggtgctccaagccttgtccaacccagccttgaacacttccagggatggggcagccacagcttctctgggcaacctgtgccagggcctcaccaccctcacagggaaggaagcTTAAGGTGCAGAACACCCAGGAGCCTGGCAGGATTTATCTGGGAACAGAGAGAGCTTGGTGCTACAGCAGAGTAGCCCAGGGTGCTGGAAGGACACATGCTGCAGGACAAAGAACTATTATTTAATTGCTGTCACAAAGCAGGATGGACCAGAGAAAACAGTGTGAGCATAGTACAACTTGCAAGGGACACAAGCCTCACATTTATTTGGCAGAGGAATCAGAGCCAAACCTCTGAGCAAAGCTCTCCACCAACAGGCTTTCAGGCAGACACAGGGATAAGGAGGATGGAAGTAAAGGGATCTAGGGATCCATCTAGGCCACTGCATCCCCTCTGAGCTGGCCAACAACAGGTGTCTGACAGGAAAGGGGCAGGACAGGCACAGAATGAGTACTCTCACATTATACACAGCTGAGAGGCCTCCCAAGTCACAGGTGGTTTGTTTGTATTTAGTAACACTCAACAACTTCTCCTTCCACCATGTAAACTACATGGTCTGCAACATCTCAGGTGAATGTTGCACCTCACTGTGCCTTGCTCTGGTGCTGGAGCAACCAGAGAACAGCCAACCTGTTCTGCCAGCCCTCCATGAGTCCTCACATCTTTGAGTTGTCTCTCTAGCTCTCAGCTCGACTTGGAACATTTGTCAGAGATGCTGCTCCACATGTTGTTATCTCCTTGTCCTCCTCTGGACCCTTCTCCCTTGTTTTACATCCTTTTGGAAAGAAGGAGACCAGAGCTGCATGCAGAGTTCCAGACGTGCACTGACATCCTCTGAGTCTCTGTCCCCTTCCCAACAGTAATTTGCATTTTCACTGCTGTGGAGCCAATGTTGCTATGCACAGTGTCAGAGCCAAAGCTCTCACCCCTCAGCAGTGACGGTCAGTACAACATTTTAGATACAAAGCTGGTTTTATTTGTTCTGTTGTGAATATAACTTTGTGTTTGCCTGCATTGAATTCCACTTGCATCTCCCTGGCACCTCTCTGGTGTCTCTGTAACTCTTGCTGGCTTTCTCTGTTCTGTTGTGAATATAACTTTGTGTTTGCCTGCATTGAATTCCACTTGCATCTCCCTGGCACCTCTCTGGTGTCTCTGTAACTCTTGCTGGCTTTCTCCCACATCCTCTCCACCTTGTGTAAGTTGCTGTCATTAGCAAACCTTGCAAAATTCCCTGCTCAGTCCATTTTCTAGGATATTCATGAGCACAATGAGCTGTGGAGGTCCCACcacagggcctggagcagcggCTGCAGTGACCTCTGCACTGCAGGAGGCTGTTTGCTCCTTcaagagcacacacagagaagaAACACTCACAGCAGGCTGCTGGCAAGAGCTATAGATGTGGTTTCTGAAGCTTTATCAAGCTTCCTTAAAAGGCACCTTGTACCAGATACACTCTGCTctgcattaaaatataaaatacagccTGGCCAGCTCAACACATCCCAAGATAAAGCTACCTAAGGAAtatcacactcacacacaccaGTGGCCAAGATGGGTGACTAACAGCAACCCAGTGACACTTCTTGAAGGAGGTCACACTGTGAGTTCAGAACTTCAGATAAATTTACACAACAGAAAACAACGTAGCCTGTTATCAACACATTCTCGGAACTGAttaagaggaaaacaaacaaatgggTTTGGTTCCAGATACCTGGTTTCAGATGAGTCACCCCAGAGCCCACTTTTACGACAGTCCCGGAAGCTTCGTGTCCCAGCACCATGGGATCCTTGACAACAAAATCCCCGATGCGACCGTGCTGCCAGTAGTGAACGTCGGAGCCGCAGATCCCCACGGAATGCATGCGCAGGAGGacctctgccaggaaaggagagaaggtTCCTTGTAGCAAACCAACCTTCTTAGGCACTGGGAGAGCAGCACGTGGGCCCCAGAGCAAAGGCTGAGCCAGTGTGGACACATCCAAATTTACTGGCCTTCAGTCAACACAGCAGAACTGTGCGTGCACACCTTAGGAGAGTGGCACGTTCGTGAGCCACACAAAACTATGCAGTGATTCACCAAGCAAGAAGGCTCAAAATAGGATAAGACAAAAGATGATGTCAATAAAAATATGGTCAACAAAGTAATGCAGTTTAAGAGCAACGTTATTATTGCTGGAGCAGGAAAAACATAGCATGTCCAtttaattttcccttctcccaaaGCTATGATTTGAGCCCCAGAGAGTTAATGAATTGAATTTCTATCAGCCCATATGCCCATTCTATTAATGTTTAGTCCTGCATAAGATCATCTGGAATGTCCCAAGAGCCATTTACTGTGACATACACGAACTGATGGAACAGGAAGCAAACAAAGCCAGATAAAGGGGTTTATCTGTGACTGCTCCAGCTCTTCTTTttagctggaaaagcagcattatCTGTTTCAGCCACACAATTGTTTTTTGGATAATTTTATACttcctcagaaatattttatattgtgaAGGAGCAACAAAAGAGAATGAGAACACAAAGAGAGAAGTAAAGGAAGCAGCCAGAATCAGTCATCTATAGACCTACCATTAGGACCTGGTTCTGGGATTGGACGGTTTTCCTAtggacaaaaggaaaaaaaagaaacatttagcTGCTTGTTCATATCCCTGGGAATATCTGTGGAAGCTTAGCTCTGGTTAGCTCAGGTAAATCCATAAACAGACAAGGTTTTTGGTTCTGTCTGCTCCATAAGACAAAGCTGTGCCACATGGAGCCTGCTCCTAAGCTCCCCTCATTCTCCACACTCAGTGGATAACACAGGTAGCTGTAGGAGTAAGCACACTGCCAGCTTGTAAATCCACCCTCCAAATTATTTTGTAGTaaattccctttcccagcccagaCAAGAGACACATACTAAATTTCCCTGCACTGGAGCAGTCccaaatttcagctgaaattcaTCCATCCCACtggctgacaaaaaaaaaaaatcaccttttgtAACCAGGAAGATTCTGAACAACCTGTTCTATAAAGCTTTAATATTGCAGggcttatattttttttttactacataATGATAGAAtaagagaatcacagaatggtttgggttggaaaggaccttaaagctcatctcattctacaccctgccatgggcaaggatgccttccactaggccagggtgctccaagccacatccttgaacacttccagggatggggcagccacagcttctcagagcagcctgtgccaggcctcACCAACTTGTGCCAGTAATACATCATTTACATCTAATATTTACACATAATATAGAGATAATGATTTATACCTATTAATGAATACATTCATGTTCTCTTGTAATTGCCCTGGCACCTCTTTATGGGATGAATGACAAGACCAGAGTTAGAAAAGTGCCTCTTATTACCCTTCCACCCAAAAGGTCTGCAGGGCCCTTGCCTTCACcgagctccctcagctgcctcaAAAGCCAAGGGAATGATTTTGCTGGGTTTTACAACATCAGGACAATATAATACCCACCCTGAGGAATATGTCTCCAAGAAAACCCTCCCACAGTAGGGCCAAcaataaaaccttaaaaattcaTTTGCTGCTCAAACTGTTCTGCATTTTAACTGTTTAAATCCCAGCATATTCCTCAACTCCTATTTTGTACTTCAGCATTCTAAACATCATGGAAAGACCAGCTCTGGAAACATGTTCTCATATGGCTAAACTGACTGAAATTTTCCATGGTCAGACTTGTATCTGCAATTTTTCTGTAtggggggtttgttttgttacaCTGAGGACACAGCCCAGGCATTATTTCTAAAAGAGATCAATCTAGATGTAATCTCTTTTACAGAAATGCAATAAGCACAGGATGTGGTGACACACCAGAGGTACAGACTACCTCAGACTGAGCAGAAAGTCCACAGTGAGAGATAAAGCCAACTTCTAGCTGAAAATGTATGTgtgtgaaaaaaatcccaaaaccactattttttttttctggcaataACAACTGTGCCCAGAAAACCTAGACACCTTGGTGGGAAGTGAATTCCCCAGCCTGATTTGGAGAAAATAGGAGTGACCAAAGTGGAGAGCACCAAAGACACAAATTCTGCTCATTGTCTGTTGTCCACTGAGAAGTTCAGAAATGGTGACTGGTAAAGTAAgcacagcaaatattttctgtgaaaggaGACATGGAAAGAGAAGCCATGGTAGAAGTATAAAACCAACAAATCCTCAATGGGCAGCAAAGAGGAACCTGTGCAACTACCTAAGGACAAGAGGAGgctcaagaaaaacaaagcaaacacattTTCACACAGCAGAGGGATCGCAGCAActctgcccatgggaagcatgTCCAAAAATCAAGAAAGGTGTGGGAATTACAGGAAGATGGAGTCACCCAGCTTTGGGTATCAATAACAGATAACAAGTTCAGAGTTCACTGCTGAGACTACTCCTACCACCAGTGGGTCAATACCATGAGTACCATTCACATGATGAAAACAAACTTCAGGGAAGCCCAGGAGGAACACACCAGGTGCTGCCAGTGAGGCAGGAGGGCATGGTGACCAGCTCTAAGGTCTGCAGCAGTACAAATATCCAAGGAAAACTCACACATCTGGGTGTAAGCCAGTTTAGAGACCAGCCACACAGATGTGATGGAGCCAGTGCCCACCTTGACAAGTCTCAGACACCTTTGTGAAATCACAGGGGTTTGGAAACGTTCTCTTGAGCTATAGGAAGCACCTCAGTCCTTAAcctattttgatttcttttggtAGTCAGGCTCCATGTGACTGCAGGGAAAGCACAATTGTGTCAAAGGTGCCTGGGAGCCACCAGGAGCCACCTACGGCACGTGTGGCTTCAGCTTGGGCGGGATTGGTAAAGAATCAACCCTTTCCCTGGTAATCATCCCCTAAACAAGGCGTGTGTCCAAAGTCTGTGTGttccccagagccctcctgccagggctctgtgtaCAGAAAGCTGCCTGCCAATGCCTGCCCGGGGAAATCTTCCTTCCCCCTTTGGCACTCACCAAACTGGAGCACACGGCTCTCCAGCAGCGCCATAGTGATTCAGCACCCGGAAAGAGCCCAGCATTAGCAGCCAGAGAGGCAGAATGAgcttaaaatactgaaaaagtacaaaataaaattcctcCCTGTCTGGGAGGGTCCTCCAGCACCTGCTCCCCCTGAgctctctgtcctgctgctcacctGAGCTCTGACAGCCCAGAGGAGCAACAACCACCCACCCTTCACCTGCTCCCTGGGAGGGCCCGTCTCAGCTGTGACAATGGCTAAtttggggaaggggaagagttCTTTGGGGATTCTGGGTGTCAGGGATAAAATATTCTCCACCCAGAGCTGGCAAACATCTCAAGATTATCTCCTCCTGTGTCCCCGAAGCGCATTCTACAGCCGAAACCTTTCCAAGAtcggaaaaacagaaaatatacaCACAAAGTTGCCAGAACTAGCTAAAAATAAATCACGCTTCCGATACTGTTACATCCTTCTAGCAGAAGGAATGAGCACGCCTCTAGCATGCTTGAATGAATGCATCTATGAATTTATTTCTCTTGCAAAAATGTTGCACCTCCCAGGCACACGGGGGCTGGTacgttttgttttggtttggtttttttccctgtccgGGTCATTCCCCGTAACGCTGTGCAGAGCCCGAAGCGGCCGCGGGCTTCCCCTCAGAGGGGATGGGAGGAGGGCCCAGTCATGGGGGACCCCCGAATTCGGGTCCCCCCccagccaccccctgccatggccgcGGGCAGCCGGGGCCGGTTCAGGCTCTCCCGAGGCCGGTTCAGGCTCTCCCGGAGCCGGAGGAACCGGGGCCGCCGTGCGGAcacccccggtgccccccgcaggccgcggggccgctcccgccccgccgcccccgcccggccccggctcccCGCGGCCGTACCAGGCGCAGGTCCCCGGCTCGGTGAACCACCACGGCCACGTTCTGCCCCGGCACCGCCATGGCTCGGCTCGGCGCGGCCCCGGGTCCAAGGATCGCTCCCTGCTGGGGGGGCCGCCCGTGCtccggcccccgcccgcccgcgggcccggcaccgcccccggcACCGAGCGGGCACGGCCGGCTCCGGGCACGGCTCCGGCCCCGACCCCAGCGCccggcacagccacagctccaggcccaTCTCCGGGCCCGggtgctccagctccaggcccCAGCTCCAATCCaggcctcagcccctgctccagccccagctccagctgcagcctcagtCCCAACCCTGGCACCAGCTCCAGGCCCATCTCCGGGCACAGGTCTCCCAGCTCCAATCCaggcctcagcccctgctccgaGTCCTGCTCCGGGTCCAGTCCCAGCTCcaagccccagctgcagccacagctccagactgtaaccccagccccagctccagccccagctttgATTCCaggcctcagcccctgctcgagccccagctgcagcctcagccccgaccctggcaccagctccaggcccatctccaggcCCAGGTCCCCCagttccagccccagctgcagccacagccccaggctgtaACCCCAGCTCCGGTTTCAAGCCCTGGGTCCAGGCCCAGCTCCTGTTCCAGCCTTGGCTACCAGGCCAGTTCCAGCTTCACCCCCCCGGCTcccaggcccagctccagctccaattccagcccctgtgccaggtaCAGCTCCAGCCCTATCTCCAGTCCCAACCCcaattccagcccaaatcccTGCTTCCAGTCTCAATCCcagcctcagctccagctccaggccaTGCTGGTGACAACACTGCACCCTGCACTTTGACTAAAATTCAATAAAATGTGACCTGTGGGCTTGCCCTGGACATGACACAGTTGGAATGTGGTTATCACAGCTGCAGAAATAGcttattgggggaaaaaaatggagactTCATGGAttctgggttttggggacaGGAGGTTTCCTGCTCTAATGCAGTTGACAAACACCTCAAATAGATTATCCCCTCCAGTGTCAttgaatcatggaatatccagGGTTTAAGGTACCCACAAGGACCATTGAGTCCaagtcctgtccctgcacagacaccccaacaatcccactcCGTGCCTGAGAAATTGTCCAAACTCTCCCTGAGCTgttgcagccctggggctgtgaccattccctgggagcctgttcagtgccccagcaccctctgagGAACAACCTTTTCCTCATATCAAACCTAACcatcccctgacacagctccagctgtttcCTTGGGTCCTGTCATAGGTCACCAGAGGGAAGAGCATTCTAAGAACATTCCATAGCTGGAAGCTTTCCAAGCTTGACTTCCttggaaacacagaaaatatacAGGATTTATCATGTAAAACTGCCAGAATCAGCTAAAAATGGCCTGTGTTTCTAATATTATTTTGTCCTCCTCCTTGCATGAATAGATATACTGATGAATTTAGTTTCCCTAAAAATGTTTCACCTCCCAGGCACATGAAGTctgatgcttttaaaattttttttccctttcggGGTCATTCCCTGGAATATTTATTGGAGTCAGAGTCAACATCCTTGCAGTGGTTACTCTGAGGGTAGGGAAGCAATTTCATGGGAATCTGTGACAAAACAC
The sequence above is a segment of the Molothrus aeneus isolate 106 chromosome 13, BPBGC_Maene_1.0, whole genome shotgun sequence genome. Coding sequences within it:
- the SORD gene encoding sorbitol dehydrogenase, giving the protein MAVPGQNVAVVVHRAGDLRLENRPIPEPGPNEVLLRMHSVGICGSDVHYWQHGRIGDFVVKDPMVLGHEASGTVVKVGSGVTHLKPGDRVAIEPGVPREMDEFCKSGRYNLSPTIFFCATPPDDGNLCRYYKHSASYCYKLPDNVTFEEGALIEPLSVGIHACKRAGVTLGSKVFVSGSGPIGLVNVIVAKMMGAAAVVVTDLSASRLQKAKEVGADFTIQVKNETPQEVASKVESVLGCMPEITVECTGVQACIQAGIYATRSGGTLVLVGLGPEMVTVPIVNAAVREVDIRGIFRYCNTWPVAISLLASKRINVKPLVTHRFPLEKALEAFETTRRGEGVKVMLKCDPTDQNP